From Sphingobacterium bambusae:
AACATACGATTACCGTTCGCGCGACAGACGATTATGGCGTCGTACACCAAGCTAACAGTACATACAAAATTGAACCAACGAAGAACTACCCGGATTTAAAGTAGATTTTTTCGAAAAGATAACAATAGTAAGGCACCTCCATGATTGAGGTGCCTTGCGTTTTTACTGGAAGAAACATGTGCTTGGCGTCTTTAGATAAAGCCAAATTTGGAGTAAAAATTTTTAGCAGATTCATTAATCGGCCCTAGGATAACGGTATGGTTACCAACAACAGCACTGATGCCAATCATGCGCCTTAATGCATCAATTAACAGGATTTGTCCTAATTTGTTGTCTCGATGATTAACGTGAACAGCGAGAAGGCCGATGACCGCAACCGGAATGTCAATATACGTTACAATACCCGACAATCACAAAAATTTGGCTCAATAGGTAAAAAAATAATAACCTAATTTTGGTTATATTTGTTAAGCGGGTTTTTCAAATGCAACAAGCTTCCAATACGACGGATCTTAGAAAGATCAAATCATTACACTTTGAAAAGCTTGAAGGCTCCAATCTTCATTACTCTATAAGAGTTAATATTGGATGGAGAATCATTTTTCGCATTGGAAAAGACGGAATGGTTGAAGTTTTATATATAGAAGAACTAAACAATCATTACGGCTAATCTTAATTGTACAGCCCCAAAATGGGGCCACATTTTATACTTTAAAAAAATTTATACTTTTTAAAAATGAACAATCAGGTCTTTAATTCGGAAGGCGCTGCATTAAATGTAAAAGCATTTCATCCGGGAGAATTTCTCTTGGAGGAAATACTGGAAAGAAATCTATTAAAAAAAGATGTCGCAAAAACTTTGGGTATTATGCCACATCATCTCAGCGCTATATTTAAAGGTGATAGAAACATATCACCGAAGTTGGCCATTAAAATAGAAACCCTATTTGACATAAGTGCCGAATATTGGATGAATATGCAGACGGCTTATGATCTCTCGAAAGCACGAGAAGAACTGTTTGCAGAGGAACACTAATGTTAATAGAGCAGGATTAGTTTTGTCTTGCTCTCTATTTAAACGTTCAGACGACTAAGTTATTTCATCCGCCACACCGTATAAATACGTTTTCGCGCAACGGAAACACCTGTTTAAACATCCAAAATAAGCTATGGTACCTGTTTTGCGATAAATTTGACTTAACCTTAATACGAAGTTAGATGAACCAAAACAATTTATTTGCCGAAGATATGCCATCCGTGCCGTTGCTTGCGGTTTCTCAAGAGAAAGGTGTGCATGAAGATGTTGAACAAGATGAGCTAGCCTTGACCGTGCAGAAAAAGAAACGTGTATTCCTAGCTCTAATTTCCGTACTCATCCTATTTGTTACCGTCAATGTAGGGTATTTCCTGTATAGTCCAGATGCCTTAGCCAGCATAATGGTTAGTATCTTCTTCATGAACTTGGCCATACTAGCCGGCTTATACTTCTTCAAAAGGAAGAGAAGTGTAGCAGCGTACCGCGCTGTTATGTCCTTGGTTAAGGATGAAAATCCAACAAATTCGCGAAAAGAATAAAACTTTCAGCCAGCTTTATTGTTCTTCATCAAATTT
This genomic window contains:
- a CDS encoding type II toxin-antitoxin system RelE/ParE family toxin, coding for MQQASNTTDLRKIKSLHFEKLEGSNLHYSIRVNIGWRIIFRIGKDGMVEVLYIEELNNHYG
- a CDS encoding HigA family addiction module antitoxin; amino-acid sequence: MNNQVFNSEGAALNVKAFHPGEFLLEEILERNLLKKDVAKTLGIMPHHLSAIFKGDRNISPKLAIKIETLFDISAEYWMNMQTAYDLSKAREELFAEEH
- a CDS encoding GNAT family N-acetyltransferase, which codes for MSGIVTYIDIPVAVIGLLAVHVNHRDNKLGQILLIDALRRMIGISAVVGNHTVILGPINESAKNFYSKFGFI